catagtcacatagcagtacatgccgaatggggtgatgaaagaagtcatgagctggtcggactctttcatcttgatttgatggtaaccagaatacgcatcaaggaaagatagggtttcgcatctcgcagtggagtcgatgatttggtcaattcgaggtaatgggaatggaacttttggacatgctttattcaaaccagtgtagtctacacacatcctccacttcccatttttctttttaactaatataggattagctaaccactctggatgggacacatccttgatgaacctggccaccaaaagcttctgcacctcctcactgatggccctacgcttttcctcgtcgaaccGGCGcaagcgctgcttcaccggtctagagctgactcgaatgtccaaggcatgctcgacgacctccctcgatatgcctggcatgtctgagggactccatgcgaatacatcggcatttgcacggagaaagtcaatgagcacagcttcctatttgctgtcgagcaTGGTGTTGATCCTCAGCGCCTGATTGTTGGAGCCGGTGGGGTCGACCGAGACGAGCTAGATGGCCTCTATGGCCTCAAAGGTCCTGGcatgacgcttggagtcaggcacctcgctacCAAGCCGGtcaaggttgacgatgagggtctcggcttcCATGAGAGCCTTggcatactcgatgcattcgatgttgtagtcgtatgcatgctcgtacgtggactcgacagtgatgacgccattgggacctggcatcttgaggttgaggtaggtgtagttggggaccgccatgaacttggcatagcacgggtgccctaggatggcgtggtaggtccccttgaacccgaccacctcaaaggtgaggacctccttgcgatagttggagggagtgccgaagcagacgggcaagtcgatgcgcccgaggggtcgcatgTGTTTCcccggcatgatgccatggaaaggcacagCATCACCCTAGAGCTACGACTGGCtaagctctagggtgttggtgtagaggatgttgaggccgttgtctctatccatcaacaccttggtgagccgggtgttgtcgatgatcgggtcgacaacgagtgggtactgcccagggtatgggacataatcagggtggtcatcctgatcaaaggtgatcacctcccgagaccagttgaggtaccaggGAGTGGCCACCATAACTGAGAAGACCTCCTGATGTTCCTTCTTTCACTGGCGcaccgtgaggcacgctgaaggcccgccgaagatcatgaaggcgttgtgcaccttggggaacccgtcgtccttgtcgtcatCCCTATCGCTGGcacccttcttcttggcatcatcatTAGGGAGCCCAAGCTTGGCATAGTAACGTTGGAGCTTGGTGCATTCcttgagggtgtgcttcaccgggccatgatggtaagggtagggcttcttgagcatgtcgtcgaagagcccgtggcctctggtggggcctcgaggattcttgcGATCTATGGCCATGACTAGTCTAGCcttgaggacctcctgcttcccctggcgaccctttttctttttcttggggaggtgggggggcAAGGCTCTAGGGGCCTCGTTCCTCCGCTTCCCTTTGGCattgttgtcggggaagatggctccgacagcctcttcgcccgaggcaaagttggtggcgatgtcgaggagtgcagcCGTCGTGGTTGGTACGTTctagcctaactctcggaccaagtcttggcaggtggtgccggaaaggaatgcctggacaatttctgagtcgccgacgcggggcaactcggtgcattgcttggagaagcatcggatgaagtctcggagagactcgtctggcctttggcgacaactcttgaggtcccaggagttcctagggtgcacgtatgtgccctagaaattcccgacggagacctttaccaagtcgcacCAGTTGTGGACCTacgagggaggaaggtgttcgagccaggctcacgccgagtctgacaggaacaaggggagattgcagatgatgagtaggtcatcgtccaTGCCGCCTAGCTTACAAGCCAGGTGGTAATTGGCCAGCCATAGCTTGGGGTTGGTCTCGCTGCTGTACTTTGCGAGGTTGGCCGTTTGCCAAAACCGGGCCAGGAATTGAGCGCCACAGATGGCCTTGCTGAAACTCGACGGCCAGGTGGCCCacgagaaggactacggtcctcctcaCTATCGTAGCAACCGCCTCAGTGCGGGTGGTGGCCTTGGGCGGGCCCATCGTTgtcgtggcatcgtcgcctgctgaccacattgtggtcgccttgcgcctcgcgtcggtcgTCGAGGCGGTCGTGCACTGAGGGGGCCCTATTGGCTGTTGGTGCCTGAGCAGGCTCAGGACGAAttgaggcctctctatcctaccgaggcggtgccgtgggtagTTCTGAGGCACCTCCGCGCTgtcgagaggcggaacttttggcctgctataccgcggtggtctcgaggaggtcctagagctcaTTGTGGACCCATCACCCCTTCGaggtagagggctcaggcatcgttcggagtagcatcgccgctggccatgatgttctggctagcacgatggaagatagggggttgctcgtccccttcatcgttgttgatgcggcggttgacgtcgcgagccctccgccAGGCTGCttcgccatcaccgcgaccccgctgctcttgctcgagagtgtctcggagctgctgcagaaggagtcggtcttgttcgaccttggcctaaagctcacggagctgctctaggtctagacATTGAAGTTCCTCAGGGGCAAGGTTCTTGTTCCGCGTTGCCTAGGGCTCGACGTGTGGAGGTGCGGCGCCGCCTACCCCCTCGGGGGGTGGGGAGCGAGAAcctgccccttcatcctcatcgctCGTGCTCAGCATCCCGAGCTCaacatggaagcactcacgagtggggtcgtaagtgccttcgtcatcggagtcagagtagccaaagcagtagtcgctcgtggccaggaagcggcgcatggctttagggtcatgAAGTTCGCtccagcccatgcctcgtcctcctccgaggagtcagtgtgggtgtgggttgaagttgtggcgatgaggtcgagggcaaaacgttggtggcgtcctgagggctccacGTGAGCGGAAGCATAGGCAGAAGCATAAGCGACGGCGGCATTGATCAACctgaaggggtatggggatggtgtcgCCGCCGGGCTCCGCTCCGCCTAAGgcaactcctcaggaggtggcagggcagagcttgatgacggggcaccgccgtgcgccatcggcgtctttcccttatctaggctcaggctagacaggtccccaaccagggactctataCCAACAGCTAGACATGGGATACCAGCGGAGTCAGGGTGGTCCCACCTGCACTGCGCCTAGCGAGCGCGAGGAGAGCGGCGGCCTAGGCGGCGCCTATGCCTAGGCTACTGTGGCATGATGTCGTTGTCGGTCGGCGGGACtctgggtgagaggagtaccatatcgtactcatgtcctagagacatgaactctaggctcccgaaccagattatcgtgccgagacacagtggtcgcacggggtctgccatccaaaactcgttgggatgactaagcttgACACGCAGTAATCCCCCTACCtggcgccaactatcgatgttttggaccggcgggccctcaaccggctagtgaaagtgtaatgcgtgcccctaatcccagatggtgatgcaaagagacacaaggtttatactggttcaggcaataggtgccctacgtccagtcgaagagagcgatcttgtattccttgcaccgaggtgcttgtagtaggggtttacaagctgggcgagagagggagctagtcccaggtctttgcgtggagcggcgtgggttgtttgagatgttgatctcttgcggtGAGGAAGTGAATGTGTGTGTCCGTGTTTGTCTATCTCGTGAGTTCGTTTGTTTGTGCGTGAGTTCCTCTATGTTTCGTGAGTTCCTCTATGTTTCGTGAGTTCCTCTGTGTTTCGTGAGTTCCTCTATGTTTCGTGAGTTCTTCCCTataagcggccccggtcactcccttttatagtcaaagggaGGCATAGGGGCGTTACATgaatttgctacgtggcgttgcttgaacagaggcggcatgtccgagccctgtagcttgtcactgtggcagcATGGTCGGTGAAGCGGCCTTGTCCTTGGTGTACTGGAGCGACGTGCCGATCACGCCCGatcttgtgcgacgtgggagctcctgtggtggcttgacgcagggcatggcgcatactgtgaacgacgtgccggtcgctgtatgttgacagcatagagagccgaggcccagtcggtgcagaggccgaaccatcatggggggctcggcgggcgtgaatcccgaggctaccgagaccccaaagcgggtagccgaggctcagagggagcagttggtcctgtatgctgattccgaggctacagagactcggacatgactctccacgccgcgccGTCCTTAGAGCAGgcggggttaggcagcacagtgcgcATAGGTgttagtcgtgggcacagtgccgagcatagtggccagtaacccctgccccgtcctatcccggacggcatggcgttgatgcgactcccatctcatcggtcactccactgagtcaagccgtcgttcggctgatatcgcgggagtggttgaacgtgttagttggacgtgatgttCTATCAGAGAAatcggtcaaggcggaggcgacggggttgtcgccgagccggcctcgagcaagacagagaatcggcacctcgctcgaggccttacgtgcggggcctcgagcgagacggagaatcggtacctcgtctgagaccttacgtgcggggtctcgagcgaggcggagaatcggtaccttgtccgaggcctcacgtgcggggccttgagcgaggcggagaattggtacctcgtccaaggccttacgtgcagggcctcgagcgaggcggagaatcggtacctcgttcgaggccttacgtgcggggctcgatcgaggcggagaatcggtacctcgtccaaggcctcgtggtttcattttgggctgagcctgcttcgggtgagcccagatcttgttcgaggtgggccggtcggtccagccgagcctcggatgaggtgggggtttgccggtagttgtcccttggctttgatttttacaaggtctaagcgattttttggttcttgcttaggggacctctttttatggtacccgacaattcTCCATTGTGATTTCGAGAGTTTACGCTAAAGAATTAAAGAGAATCACTCTCTTCAAAAAATAAACTTTCATAGAGAATCAGAATTAGATGAAGCTCTACCAAATAGTCCCTTAGTTCCAAGGCAGATTCGATCTTTAGCGAGGGCATCGTTTATGCCCTAAGTAGATGGTGCAAAGCGGCAACTCCAGTGATTACTAAAGTAGTCTATCattgtaagagcatctccaaaagtttTCAAAGCCCACTTTCGGTCTTATTTTTTTGGCGAGACGTAAAAGAACCTCTCTCCAACAATTCCTTATTGAGAAAATTGCCTCTAGCACTATaaaacttcctctccctcctctagcACCGAATTTTTTCTTCCCTATCTAGCACCGATTCAAGCTTTTTTTTCTCTTATCTAGCATTTCCGTCAGATTTTAGAGTATGTTCTGTTAGGATTTTGTTAAGTaattttttttaccaaaataCCCCTATGGCAAGAttttatcttagaaaaatcatatctttctcatACGACGTcgaatgaagatgatttttatataaaaattgtagatctctaaTCTTGATAACTTTTGTTTTGAGTTTTTTATTTAAAGACGTTAATATGctaaataaaatataatattaAATTTCAGCAGCATATTAATAACGTACCAGTTATTTAGTGACGGAAGTTCTGAGAATGAGAGTTGCTAGCATCAATGGCCTGAAACACGTGTGGTCACGTTTCACTCCCTCAAAGAGTGGCTGAGCTGATCGCACACCTTATCACTATTCCATTGGTGTGGTCGGACCCGAAGGTGTGTGGGTCATGATCTATGCCAAGCCCGGGTGCTGGCATACGGGTGTTGATCTTTCATGTATCGCTCGTTGATGCATAAACTGCAGAGGAGCATGAGGCGTGCTCTCTGTCACAAGATCCCGTGCTGTGGTAGGACCGGGCCCCAGATTTTGTCTACGCCATGGAGTCCAGCGGTTTGGCCGGGGTCGGTAGCTAACGGCATAAACTTTCCATCTCAGAAAACCCCATCTTATCATAGGAAGTCTGCCAATTTTTCCACCAAGGTCACACCATCACCTCCCTCCACGGCCATGGAGCCCGGCGCAGACGAGGTGGTGTTCGAGTCCCCGGCACATTTCCGCATCTACAAGAGCGGGAGGATCGAGCGCCTGAACCGGGCCTCCGGTCCTCCCCGCTGGCCTCGACGAGGCCACCGGTGTCACCTCCAAGGACGTTGTCCTGGACGATGGCACCGGCCTTTCCGTACGCCTCTACCTCCCCAAGCTCCAGGAACCGTCCAAGAAGCTCCCAGTCCTCGTCTACTTCCACGGCGGCGCGTTCCTCCTCGAGTCGGCCGGCTCCGCCACGTACCACACCTACGTCAACCCCCTCGCGGCCGCCGCGGGCGTCCTGGTGGTGTCCGTGAGCTACCGCCTGGCACCGGAGCACCCGCTCCCGGCGGCCTACGAGGACTCGTGGGCCGCGCTCCAGTGGGCGACGTCGGCGCAGGATGAGTGGATCGCCGAGCACTGCGACATGGCGCGGCTCTTCCTCGCCGGCGACAGCGCCGGCGCAAACATCGTGCACGACATGCTGATGAGGGCGTCCGGGTCCGGCGACGGCGGGCCGGGCATCGAGGGCGCCATCCTGCTCCACCCGTGGTTCGGCGGGAACGCGCCCATCGAGGGGGAGGACGAGGGCGCTGCAGCGGCCACCACTGGGCTCTGGACTTACGCGTGCCCGGGGGCGGTCGACGGCGCCGACGACCCGAGGATGAACCCTCTGGCGCCGGGTGCGCCGGCGCTGGAGAAGCTCGGGTGCGCGAGGATGCTGGTGTGCGCAGGGAAGCAGGACGCGCTCTACGTGAGGGACCGCGTGTACTACGAAGCCGTGGCGGCCAGCGCGTGGCCCGGGGACGTGGCGTGGCTCGAGTCCGAGGGAGAGGAGCATGTCTTCTTCCTCCCGAAGCCCGAGTGCGAGAACGCCAAGCAGCTCATGGACCGCGTCGTGGCCTTCATAGCCGGGGCCTGACTTGCTCTCTTGTGGGCGCGGAGCGGCGCGGCGAGTCGTCATTGAAGATTGAAGTTGTGGGCAAGTTTCtctcattgataaataaatagTGGTCTTGTCTAAATATGATTTTTCTCGTAGAAATGTGGTACTTAACTTGTTCTTCAAACTGAATTTTTAATAAGCAAATTAAAGTCTGCATTATTCattattccagatccgccacaaTGTCTAAGCAGGGCACATGTCCAGTTGTCCACTGAATCTCGTTGCTTATTCTGCTACAAAGCTTTATGATAAGTTTTCACGAATGTGAAAAGTTTCTTTTCACTTTGCCACTATTTTTTGTATTGATTTTCTTGATCGACAAGTGCGTTCAAATGATACTGGATCTGACAGAgacatactccctctgtcattTTTATGTCATTTTCGTATATCGAGGAGTTAAATATACCCAAATGTTACCAAATATGTATaaaaaattcctataatatttATAGTACGTAATAAATATCATAAGATTagttattaaatatatttttataataaacttatttaaagataaAATCTTACtaacattttctataaatcttATCAAATTTGATAAAGTTTGGCTAGTACAAAAATCTAGACGACACTTAAAAATGGATGAAGGGAGTAGAGATGAAGTTGTAATGTCAGGTGTGCTTGTTAGGACGAAAACAACTTGTAGAATTTTCGTTTCTCACCTAATTCCGAACATCAAGGGTGTGGTCATCATGTTAGATTAATTTAggccaggcccattatttattctaattaatcaaataaatttCAAAGGCCCataattattgttaagtggaaaagtgattagtaccatatgggaaattcactaaaaaagttatcaacttaaatagtgagtcttaggactctcacatagacaagttgagagggagaaccgggaggccacacgcgcgcgccgccgccgccgctgagccGCGCGCGACGCGCCGggagttccctgcgcgcacagggagcttcggtagcaggcctccggaacttcccccgtcaagcgtacctgcacgggtaggcggggaatcaagtttttggagagcgccggcttcccggtgcgactgctgccccgtctgcagtttcctgttcgggggcttctgcttcctgacgggagagtctcgttctactgctccgacgccgcacctgcaggagcttcccgtgctactgctgcgacaccgcacctgcaggagcttcccgtgccactgctccgacaccgcacctacAGGAGCTTCCCGTGCACTGCtctgacaccgcacctgcaggagtctcccggcgcgacctcctctgcaacatggtggacacgaggaggact
Above is a genomic segment from Miscanthus floridulus cultivar M001 chromosome 3, ASM1932011v1, whole genome shotgun sequence containing:
- the LOC136546371 gene encoding LOW QUALITY PROTEIN: probable carboxylesterase 2 (The sequence of the model RefSeq protein was modified relative to this genomic sequence to represent the inferred CDS: deleted 1 base in 1 codon); amino-acid sequence: MYRSLMHKLQRSMRRALCHKIPCCGRTGPQILSTPWSPAVWPGSVANGINFPSQKTPSYHRKSANFSTKVTPSPPSTAMEPGADEVVFESPAHFRIYKSGRIERLNRPPVLPAGLDEATGVTSKDVVLDDGTGLSVRLYLPKLQEPSKKLPVLVYFHGGAFLLESAGSATYHTYVNPLAAAAGVLVVSVSYRLAPEHPLPAAYEDSWAALQWATSAQDEWIAEHCDMARLFLAGDSAGANIVHDMLMRASGSGDGGPGIEGAILLHPWFGGNAPIEGEDEGAAAATTGLWTYACPGAVDGADDPRMNPLAPGAPALEKLGCARMLVCAGKQDALYVRDRVYYEAVAASAWPGDVAWLESEGEEHVFFLPKPECENAKQLMDRVVAFIAGA